The following proteins are co-located in the Haloarcula marismortui ATCC 43049 genome:
- a CDS encoding DUF7541 family protein, with protein sequence MAEEPGLSDQYPTASPWPLFVALGLALSEIGVFVGLFPVAVFGLILFGGSIAGILTESGYVGRPWPTMLGVGVILIVLAAAFTLWQVPVADIALSNVGTGPLFTRLVAVAVAGTVMIAMGGVASIMEQTAV encoded by the coding sequence ATGGCAGAGGAGCCGGGACTAAGCGACCAGTATCCGACTGCGAGTCCGTGGCCGCTGTTCGTTGCACTGGGATTAGCACTGTCAGAGATCGGCGTGTTCGTCGGACTCTTTCCAGTGGCTGTCTTCGGGCTGATACTGTTTGGCGGTAGTATCGCCGGCATCCTCACGGAGTCCGGGTACGTGGGGCGGCCGTGGCCGACCATGCTGGGTGTGGGCGTCATTCTCATTGTCCTCGCTGCTGCGTTTACGCTCTGGCAGGTTCCGGTCGCCGACATCGCGCTCTCGAATGTCGGGACCGGGCCGCTGTTCACTCGGCTGGTGGCTGTCGCCGTGGCGGGCACAGTGATGATCGCAATGGGTGGCGTTGCCTCGATAATGGAACAGACCGCTGTCTGA
- a CDS encoding DUF7527 domain-containing protein translates to MSTRTVERVDGWESVPFDGGFAGLQDLAGQEFSGAVITGPTRLFMLNGTVVGVLDGTIEDFEDASGTAKRSPHEALPLLAVMQERADEVKAQYYTEDTALAEVDQTLSSGNFTGFIELSENVLSGDYYTVYHQGRSMSVAWVGNSDNLLTDDEAFETANDEVGIYEVMPVDIEPIEILKPPEDETDEQSADPAAAGVDPLDAGDETAATDEPADAGVADAAATGEEEPDGAPQRDDARSDESVETPPEATRDSGTDRADDAGQTRTAAESTPDRGPASSGPPGSKAAGANPGRSRRSSESDEQPNVDEKPNADSRPDSRVTDRATADTDTATQTEPTERETGVRETTGETEPKRRGAEPSQTREAQQASTRSSPAQTDQTASTDRHPEPTDSKPNQSTEPQPSKAQPGTDSPTPTPEAGSGGASTDLETRSVPSLDPNKSGGAQESTPSSVSSTQTPPTGGQEVSTPRRDQPAQDDPTSSTEPSVQGPAPAQEGRGTPTKEPQPVDTPQSQPSTGDQRQSPADEEPTPREGERVAELESELEQRAETVSELESELTDLEATNQELRDERDRLESELADARAKIDQLEEQLDEQNDDAAGGTRLSAGEAINGTNLFVRYDSKGKATLEEAKDGEASREEVEANLRLEYHTQFEAEGAAVNGTPFEEFLEDSIQYRFVNWLIRNLLYEIRDTGHAGAMKDLYEGLPAIDRAELNGNVTVTYTEDGQENRSQERFDVVVRDRMGNPLVVANINNSREPASEGQMSDLIRNAERVGNASGSLASAFLVTSSFFEPGALETAEEATSSGLFNRDKRKSFVNLSRKEGFHLCLLEARNQEFHLAVPEL, encoded by the coding sequence ATGAGTACACGCACGGTCGAGCGGGTCGACGGGTGGGAGTCGGTTCCGTTCGACGGCGGGTTCGCGGGCCTACAGGACCTCGCCGGGCAGGAGTTCTCCGGCGCGGTCATCACGGGTCCGACGCGCCTGTTCATGTTGAACGGGACCGTCGTCGGCGTCCTCGACGGCACCATCGAGGATTTCGAGGACGCGTCGGGAACAGCTAAGCGGTCACCGCACGAGGCCTTGCCACTGCTTGCAGTGATGCAGGAGCGCGCCGACGAGGTGAAAGCACAGTACTACACTGAAGACACGGCGCTTGCGGAAGTCGACCAGACCCTGTCGAGTGGCAATTTTACCGGCTTTATCGAACTCTCCGAGAATGTCCTCTCGGGCGACTACTACACCGTCTACCACCAGGGCCGCTCGATGAGCGTCGCGTGGGTCGGGAACTCTGACAATCTGCTCACTGACGATGAGGCGTTCGAGACGGCCAACGACGAGGTCGGCATCTACGAGGTTATGCCGGTCGACATCGAGCCGATCGAGATTCTGAAACCGCCGGAAGACGAGACGGACGAGCAGTCAGCGGACCCGGCGGCTGCCGGCGTCGACCCGCTCGACGCTGGTGACGAGACAGCCGCTACCGACGAACCGGCTGATGCTGGTGTGGCGGACGCCGCGGCGACAGGCGAGGAAGAGCCGGACGGGGCACCGCAACGCGACGACGCTCGCAGCGACGAGTCGGTCGAGACGCCACCGGAAGCCACCAGGGACAGCGGAACCGATAGAGCCGACGACGCTGGGCAGACTCGGACCGCAGCAGAGTCGACACCGGACCGCGGCCCTGCAAGCAGCGGCCCGCCGGGGTCGAAAGCTGCCGGTGCGAATCCGGGCCGGTCCCGCCGCAGTTCCGAATCGGACGAGCAACCGAACGTGGACGAAAAGCCGAATGCGGACAGCCGGCCAGACAGCAGGGTGACCGACCGGGCGACGGCAGACACCGACACCGCGACACAGACGGAACCGACTGAACGGGAGACCGGGGTGCGTGAGACTACCGGGGAGACAGAGCCGAAACGCCGGGGGGCCGAGCCGTCACAGACACGGGAAGCCCAGCAAGCCAGTACCCGCAGTTCACCGGCACAGACCGACCAGACGGCTTCGACAGACCGCCACCCTGAACCGACCGACTCGAAACCGAACCAGAGCACCGAGCCACAGCCGTCCAAGGCACAGCCCGGGACTGATTCGCCAACTCCGACACCCGAAGCCGGCTCTGGCGGGGCAAGTACGGACCTGGAGACGCGCTCGGTCCCGTCGCTGGACCCGAACAAGTCCGGCGGTGCGCAGGAAAGCACACCCTCCAGCGTGTCATCCACCCAGACGCCACCAACAGGTGGGCAAGAGGTATCGACGCCACGACGTGACCAGCCAGCCCAAGACGACCCGACATCGTCAACCGAACCCAGTGTGCAGGGACCAGCACCGGCTCAGGAAGGCCGTGGCACACCTACGAAAGAACCACAGCCGGTCGATACGCCGCAGTCCCAGCCGTCGACAGGGGACCAGCGACAGTCGCCTGCCGACGAAGAGCCAACACCGCGCGAGGGGGAGCGCGTCGCAGAACTCGAATCCGAACTCGAACAGCGAGCCGAGACGGTGTCGGAGCTCGAATCCGAACTCACCGATCTGGAGGCAACAAATCAAGAGCTTCGTGACGAACGCGACCGCCTGGAGTCGGAGCTAGCCGACGCGCGGGCCAAGATCGACCAGCTGGAAGAACAACTCGACGAGCAAAACGACGACGCCGCAGGTGGTACCCGGCTCAGCGCCGGCGAGGCGATAAACGGGACGAACCTCTTCGTCAGGTACGACTCGAAGGGCAAGGCGACGCTTGAAGAGGCCAAGGACGGCGAGGCGAGCCGCGAGGAGGTCGAAGCGAACCTCAGGCTGGAGTACCACACGCAGTTCGAGGCCGAGGGCGCTGCGGTCAACGGGACGCCGTTCGAGGAGTTCCTCGAAGACAGCATCCAGTACCGCTTCGTCAACTGGCTCATCCGGAACCTCCTCTACGAGATTCGGGACACCGGACACGCGGGAGCGATGAAGGACCTCTATGAAGGCCTTCCAGCTATCGACCGTGCCGAACTGAACGGCAACGTCACGGTAACCTACACCGAGGATGGACAGGAGAACCGCTCGCAGGAACGGTTCGACGTGGTCGTCCGCGACCGGATGGGGAACCCGCTGGTTGTTGCAAACATCAACAACTCGCGCGAACCGGCCTCCGAGGGCCAGATGTCGGATCTCATCCGGAACGCCGAGCGGGTCGGCAACGCTTCCGGGTCGCTCGCGTCAGCGTTTCTCGTCACGAGTAGTTTCTTCGAGCCGGGCGCACTCGAAACCGCCGAAGAAGCTACCTCTAGCGGGCTGTTCAACCGGGATAAGCGGAAGAGCTTCGTGAACCTCTCGCGCAAAGAGGGCTTTCACCTCTGCCTGTTAGAAGCGAGAAACCAGGAGTTCCACCTGGCGGTCCCGGAACTCTGA
- a CDS encoding adenylosuccinate synthase → MTVTIVGSQLGDEGKGGIVDLYGDDVDVVARYQGGDNAGHTVVHEGEEYKLSLVPSGAIRGKVGVLGNGCVVNPRTLFDEIDTLQERGLDPDVRIAERAHVILPFHRVLDGIEEELKSETDDEVGTTGRGIGPTYEDKAGRRGVRVGDLLDPDVLRERLEYVVPQKRAVVEDVYDLDVDELDDPDAFDVDAIFEEFREFGRRFEAEDMTVNAGAFLSATIDEGQNVMLEGAQGTIIDIDHGNYPYVTSSNPTAGGAATGTGLSPGVVGDGEVIGIVKAYLTRVGSGPLPTELGGVVGDTPGYDEQGEGENEELANYIREEGGEYGTVTGRPRRVGWLDLPMLRHSTRVSGFTGIAINHLDVLAGLDEVKVGHTYTLDGEELASMPATTEQWAKCEANFRSFDGWPEVDWADAAEEGYDALPENAKAYVEYIESELDTPAYAIGVGPGRGETIVREQPF, encoded by the coding sequence ATGACCGTAACCATCGTCGGCTCACAGCTCGGCGACGAAGGGAAGGGCGGCATCGTCGACCTGTACGGCGACGACGTAGACGTCGTCGCGCGCTATCAGGGCGGCGACAACGCCGGCCACACCGTCGTCCACGAGGGCGAGGAGTACAAGCTCTCGCTGGTTCCGAGCGGAGCCATCCGCGGCAAGGTCGGCGTACTCGGCAACGGGTGCGTCGTCAATCCGCGAACGCTGTTCGACGAGATAGACACGCTCCAGGAACGGGGCCTCGACCCGGACGTTCGCATCGCCGAACGAGCACACGTCATTCTTCCGTTCCACCGCGTGCTCGACGGTATCGAGGAGGAACTAAAAAGCGAAACGGATGACGAAGTCGGGACGACGGGCCGGGGTATCGGCCCGACCTACGAGGACAAGGCCGGTCGCCGCGGCGTCCGCGTCGGCGACCTGCTCGACCCGGACGTGCTCCGGGAGCGCCTCGAATACGTCGTTCCGCAGAAGCGGGCCGTCGTCGAGGACGTGTACGACCTCGATGTCGACGAGCTTGACGATCCGGACGCCTTCGACGTGGACGCCATCTTCGAGGAGTTCCGCGAGTTCGGCCGCCGCTTCGAGGCCGAAGACATGACCGTCAACGCTGGGGCCTTCCTCAGCGCGACCATCGACGAGGGCCAGAACGTCATGCTGGAGGGCGCACAGGGGACAATCATCGACATCGACCACGGGAACTACCCCTACGTCACGTCATCGAACCCGACGGCCGGCGGCGCGGCGACCGGGACCGGACTCAGTCCCGGTGTCGTCGGCGACGGCGAAGTCATCGGGATTGTGAAGGCGTACCTCACCCGCGTCGGCAGTGGCCCGCTGCCGACCGAACTCGGCGGTGTCGTCGGCGATACGCCCGGCTACGACGAGCAGGGCGAGGGCGAAAACGAGGAGCTGGCGAACTACATCCGCGAGGAAGGCGGCGAGTACGGCACTGTTACCGGCCGTCCGCGGCGCGTCGGCTGGCTCGACCTGCCAATGTTGCGCCACTCCACGCGCGTGTCCGGCTTTACCGGCATCGCCATCAACCACCTCGACGTGCTCGCCGGCCTCGACGAAGTGAAGGTCGGCCACACCTACACGCTCGACGGCGAGGAGCTGGCATCGATGCCTGCGACCACCGAACAGTGGGCCAAGTGCGAGGCGAACTTCCGGTCGTTCGACGGCTGGCCCGAGGTCGACTGGGCGGACGCCGCCGAAGAGGGGTACGACGCACTCCCCGAGAACGCGAAAGCCTACGTCGAATACATCGAATCAGAACTCGACACACCGGCCTACGCCATCGGCGTTGGTCCCGGCCGCGGCGAAACTATCGTCCGCGAACAGCCGTTCTGA
- a CDS encoding methytransferase partner Trm112, translated as MKEDLMEIICCPLDKHDLDLEVTERDDGEILSGELTCTECSETFPIEDGIPNLLPPDMRDEAPA; from the coding sequence ATGAAAGAGGACCTGATGGAAATTATTTGCTGCCCTCTGGACAAGCACGACCTTGACCTCGAAGTGACGGAGCGCGACGATGGCGAGATTCTGTCGGGCGAACTCACCTGTACCGAGTGTAGCGAGACGTTCCCCATCGAGGACGGCATTCCGAACCTGCTCCCGCCGGACATGCGCGACGAGGCACCGGCCTGA
- a CDS encoding DUF7524 family protein: MPDSLPVHLNRTDIHSLDVPKEFDATGSFDVQLVNHGEALHVHLHLSDSLSSVASLNATNHHVRAETDRLARVTVDGDGPVRGKLKVVTGYGAETRYIDIYIPEGGTENEPVIVDEELSKPQPKPATDSEPSLEDLSAGPILAAGGFTALIAGLITLVLTESVLLTVAAVFAVAIVLGLLSVTLRSS; encoded by the coding sequence GTGCCTGACTCCCTGCCCGTGCACCTCAACCGGACGGACATCCACAGCCTGGACGTTCCAAAGGAGTTCGACGCGACAGGGAGCTTCGATGTACAGCTAGTCAATCACGGCGAGGCGCTGCACGTCCATCTCCACCTCAGCGATTCGCTCTCTTCTGTCGCCTCGCTTAACGCCACAAATCACCACGTGCGGGCCGAAACCGACCGATTGGCCAGAGTGACCGTCGACGGTGACGGACCAGTCCGTGGCAAGCTAAAGGTCGTGACTGGATACGGCGCTGAGACTCGATACATCGACATTTACATCCCGGAAGGCGGGACGGAGAACGAACCGGTCATCGTCGACGAGGAACTGTCAAAGCCACAGCCGAAACCGGCGACGGACTCAGAACCCAGCCTCGAAGACCTGTCGGCTGGACCGATACTGGCGGCTGGCGGTTTCACAGCCCTGATTGCGGGGCTCATCACGCTGGTACTCACCGAAAGCGTGCTGTTGACCGTTGCCGCCGTATTTGCGGTCGCAATCGTGTTGGGACTCCTGTCCGTGACTCTTCGCTCGTCCTGA
- a CDS encoding DR2241 family protein, giving the protein MDDTHVEAFAEAASDGIAFDGIEAAVEGGRYAVETTAEAESTSIADLDGLAASYPEYISNWYFWHAKAPQAEPRWAYLRWLENAESTPIPDRYDQLREGLTTTWGELSITVTLDEDDERVYDLRHVDDTGTDADSLDAYDDPLDARTLAKHDDRDRYRPLKTAPTLQSGWVFPELGPTELVQAVDFFYPATISNWHREREGELDVSHWRDTVDRQTGIYGVVKTWDRGDGYEHVNWVAEACCDDSQCLKRREWQYDDETELDVDGGSGKFPCREPCSLVIAGARKWTKLEGEQSQTYEFELTPSEKEQLEAIIDAVADGEADDIREADIYEGANRYRARFLRAKLFDDEENLGGVETEQ; this is encoded by the coding sequence ATGGACGACACCCATGTCGAGGCGTTCGCCGAGGCAGCGTCGGACGGTATCGCGTTCGACGGTATCGAGGCAGCGGTCGAGGGTGGACGCTACGCCGTCGAGACGACAGCGGAAGCAGAGAGTACGAGTATCGCGGACCTCGATGGCCTGGCCGCGTCGTACCCCGAGTACATCTCGAACTGGTACTTCTGGCACGCAAAAGCGCCTCAGGCGGAGCCTCGCTGGGCGTATCTCCGGTGGCTCGAAAACGCTGAGTCGACGCCGATTCCGGACCGATACGACCAGTTACGAGAGGGGCTGACGACGACGTGGGGTGAGCTCTCGATTACCGTGACACTGGACGAGGACGACGAGCGGGTGTACGACCTCCGCCACGTCGACGACACGGGGACAGACGCCGATTCGCTGGACGCGTACGACGACCCACTGGACGCCCGTACCCTCGCCAAACACGACGACCGTGACCGCTACCGCCCGCTGAAAACAGCCCCCACTCTCCAGTCAGGCTGGGTGTTTCCCGAACTCGGACCGACGGAGCTAGTCCAGGCGGTGGACTTCTTCTATCCGGCCACGATTTCGAACTGGCACCGTGAGCGCGAGGGCGAGTTGGACGTGAGCCACTGGCGCGACACCGTCGACCGCCAGACCGGGATTTACGGCGTCGTCAAGACCTGGGACCGCGGCGACGGCTACGAACACGTCAACTGGGTCGCCGAGGCTTGCTGTGACGATTCCCAGTGTCTCAAGCGCCGGGAGTGGCAGTACGACGACGAAACGGAACTTGACGTCGACGGTGGGTCGGGGAAATTCCCCTGCCGTGAACCCTGTTCCCTCGTCATCGCTGGCGCACGCAAGTGGACGAAACTCGAAGGCGAGCAGTCCCAGACCTACGAGTTCGAACTCACGCCAAGCGAGAAAGAACAGTTGGAAGCCATCATTGATGCTGTCGCCGACGGCGAGGCAGACGACATCCGCGAGGCGGACATCTACGAGGGAGCCAACCGGTACCGCGCACGGTTCCTGCGGGCGAAGCTGTTCGACGACGAGGAGAACCTCGGCGGCGTCGAGACGGAGCAGTAA
- a CDS encoding PQQ-binding-like beta-propeller repeat protein — protein sequence MTEYSRRTVLTGLTGVVGSLAGCGYRPGPGDKKWETADDGGRLVTLVDGTLFEVTFDATRFVDDYPVGAVARYTLADGTRLGRFEFKGVATDWASDGAHLYVGTEASHVVAVAGDGRAWTETVDHPVASVAAADGRVYVGTDGGRIVAFDGESGAERWSKSLPVPTDPSKSDLPTVGAGHGSLAVDWGTSEESQLDVYAPDGSVLWDQPLQRSLNGRPHVRGDTVYARSEFLRAFNRDSGAPRWVNRGTTIPDGPLRFSRDGEIVYIPERHALIAIATADGEELWRFNDERLAAMERGRSEFEIDLGATGAVPAPDGASVFLNTKHHGLFQFGTDGTLRWHEPRLDFSFLYAVTEDIIVHSGTEAIVARYR from the coding sequence GTGACGGAGTACAGCCGCCGAACGGTTCTTACGGGCCTGACCGGCGTTGTCGGGTCGCTCGCCGGGTGTGGCTATCGCCCCGGCCCGGGCGATAAGAAGTGGGAAACCGCCGACGACGGCGGCCGGCTGGTCACGTTGGTTGACGGGACGCTGTTCGAAGTGACGTTCGATGCGACGCGCTTCGTTGACGACTACCCGGTAGGCGCTGTTGCTCGATACACACTCGCTGATGGGACCAGATTGGGTCGCTTCGAGTTCAAGGGCGTAGCTACGGACTGGGCCAGCGACGGAGCCCACCTATACGTGGGAACGGAAGCCAGCCACGTCGTCGCGGTGGCCGGCGACGGACGAGCCTGGACGGAAACCGTCGACCACCCAGTAGCCAGTGTCGCCGCCGCTGACGGCCGTGTGTACGTCGGGACCGACGGCGGACGCATCGTTGCCTTCGACGGCGAGAGCGGCGCAGAGCGGTGGTCGAAGTCGCTTCCGGTCCCCACTGACCCATCCAAGAGCGACCTGCCGACAGTCGGTGCGGGACACGGCAGCCTCGCTGTCGACTGGGGGACCAGCGAGGAGTCCCAACTCGACGTGTACGCCCCGGATGGTTCGGTTCTGTGGGACCAGCCCCTACAGCGGAGCCTCAACGGCCGGCCGCACGTGCGCGGTGACACGGTTTACGCCCGCTCGGAATTCCTCCGGGCGTTCAACCGCGACTCGGGGGCACCCCGCTGGGTGAACAGGGGCACCACTATTCCGGATGGACCGTTGCGGTTCAGCCGTGACGGCGAAATCGTCTATATTCCGGAGCGTCACGCCCTGATAGCGATTGCCACCGCCGATGGCGAAGAACTGTGGCGGTTCAATGATGAGCGGTTGGCGGCCATGGAACGAGGGCGAAGCGAATTCGAGATAGATCTCGGGGCAACGGGCGCGGTCCCGGCCCCAGACGGCGCGTCAGTGTTTCTCAACACGAAGCACCACGGGCTGTTTCAGTTTGGGACCGACGGCACTCTCCGCTGGCACGAGCCTCGTCTCGACTTCAGTTTTCTCTACGCAGTTACCGAGGACATCATAGTCCACTCGGGGACCGAAGCAATCGTCGCTCGCTACCGCTAG
- a CDS encoding CbiX/SirB N-terminal domain-containing protein produces the protein MDEALVIAAHGSHLNAESSTPTYDHADTIRATGAFAEVRESFWKEEPSFREALRTVDADEVYLVPLFISEGYFTEQVIPREFRLEDWDPELWDSDGTSATNATLAAEDTDQTVHYCGPVGTHDSMSDVIVQRAESVTGDPDVGDGFGLAVVGHGTERNENSAKAIQYHADRIRERDRFDEVQSLFMDEDPEVDDVADYFESDDIVVVPLFIADGFHTQEDIPEDMGLTDDYRTGYDVPTTVEGHDIWYAGAVGTEPLMADVVLERAADAGADVSSAIEQVREETGGGTTAAGD, from the coding sequence ATGGACGAAGCACTCGTTATCGCGGCCCACGGCTCCCACCTGAACGCCGAGTCGAGTACGCCCACCTACGACCACGCGGACACGATTCGAGCGACCGGCGCGTTCGCCGAGGTCCGTGAATCCTTCTGGAAGGAGGAGCCGTCGTTCCGGGAGGCACTGCGGACCGTCGACGCCGACGAGGTGTATCTGGTTCCGTTGTTCATCTCTGAGGGCTACTTCACCGAGCAGGTCATTCCACGGGAGTTCCGGCTGGAGGACTGGGACCCTGAGCTGTGGGACTCCGACGGGACGAGCGCGACCAACGCGACGCTAGCCGCCGAGGACACGGACCAGACGGTCCACTACTGCGGCCCGGTCGGAACGCACGATTCGATGAGCGATGTCATCGTCCAGCGGGCCGAGTCCGTCACCGGTGACCCCGATGTCGGCGACGGGTTCGGCCTCGCAGTCGTCGGTCACGGTACGGAGCGCAACGAGAACTCCGCGAAGGCCATCCAGTACCACGCTGACCGCATCCGCGAGCGGGACCGCTTTGATGAGGTGCAGTCGCTGTTCATGGACGAGGACCCCGAGGTCGATGATGTCGCGGATTACTTCGAGAGCGACGACATTGTCGTCGTGCCGCTGTTCATCGCCGACGGCTTCCACACGCAGGAGGATATTCCCGAAGACATGGGCCTGACCGACGACTACCGGACGGGCTACGACGTGCCGACCACCGTCGAGGGCCACGACATCTGGTACGCCGGCGCGGTCGGGACGGAGCCGCTAATGGCTGACGTGGTGCTCGAACGGGCCGCCGACGCGGGGGCCGATGTGAGCAGCGCCATCGAGCAGGTGCGTGAGGAGACTGGCGGGGGCACCACGGCCGCTGGGGACTAG
- a CDS encoding DUF7523 family protein: MSLAAATRDAVRERPFLYDALRAGVVNYTAAARTLDIEGEEEAIATALRRFAEELPADSPHDSDARVSMQSGLGRVESSDAESAIVLEVADTAFAEDAGSLTGIIASGALAPEALGEVLGRLRAADVSVDAAGVTDAALVVVVSRRAGPDVLRTVEAAVQK; this comes from the coding sequence ATGTCACTCGCAGCCGCGACCAGAGACGCCGTCCGCGAGCGCCCGTTCCTCTATGATGCACTTCGGGCCGGCGTCGTCAACTACACGGCCGCCGCACGCACGCTCGACATCGAGGGTGAGGAAGAAGCGATCGCGACTGCGCTCCGTCGGTTCGCCGAGGAATTGCCTGCCGACTCGCCACACGACAGCGACGCCAGAGTCTCGATGCAGAGCGGGCTTGGGCGGGTCGAATCATCCGACGCGGAGTCAGCTATTGTCCTCGAAGTCGCGGACACCGCCTTCGCCGAGGACGCTGGCTCGCTGACAGGCATCATCGCCAGCGGTGCTCTTGCTCCGGAAGCCCTCGGCGAGGTGCTAGGACGCCTGCGAGCGGCGGACGTCTCCGTCGACGCTGCCGGTGTCACCGACGCCGCGCTCGTCGTGGTAGTGAGCCGCCGCGCGGGGCCTGACGTACTCCGAACAGTTGAAGCTGCAGTTCAAAAGTGA
- the cysS gene encoding cysteine--tRNA ligase → MTLRVTNTLTGEKEPFEPRDPDSVLLYYCGLTTSDPPHLGHARGWVHVDVMARWLDYLGYDVHHVENLTDVNEKIVARVGEDGDSEADVARHYVQQAIDDMRSLNLGRAEVYPRVSEHVPEIIDLVERLIEQGHAYEQNGSVYFDVTSFEDYGKLSNQSVDDIESQGADTEGEKRHPADFALWKAGGVDPADIAEHQHPEAAPAEEACQTAQIWDSPWGEGRPGWHIECSAMSMTHLDESIDIHVGGQDLVFPHHENEVAQSEAATGKQFANYWLHVRLLETEEEKMSSSLGNYFTVADAVEEFGPDVLRTFLLSTAYTSRATYSDETIAEAKERWDRLSRGYERAVEACDDVDAHTKVTDETLRDAVEDARSAFEAALNDDFNTREAMTALLDLTAAVNTHVDGHDEYDYQGLRRAVETFEEFGGGILGLAFGDDDSGDVSLAGDVVDLVLTVRQQEREAGNYERADELRDELEALGVEVQDTDDGPTYRL, encoded by the coding sequence ATGACGCTTCGCGTGACGAACACGTTGACCGGTGAGAAAGAGCCCTTCGAGCCGCGCGACCCCGACTCCGTGTTGCTGTACTACTGTGGGCTGACGACCTCCGACCCGCCCCATCTCGGCCACGCGCGCGGCTGGGTCCACGTTGACGTGATGGCCCGCTGGCTCGACTATCTGGGCTATGACGTCCACCACGTCGAGAACCTCACCGACGTCAACGAGAAGATCGTCGCTCGCGTCGGCGAGGACGGCGACAGCGAGGCCGACGTGGCCCGCCACTACGTCCAGCAGGCCATCGACGATATGCGCTCGCTCAACCTCGGCCGCGCGGAGGTGTACCCCCGCGTCTCAGAGCACGTCCCGGAAATCATCGACCTCGTTGAGCGACTCATCGAGCAGGGCCACGCCTACGAGCAGAACGGCTCCGTCTACTTCGATGTGACGAGCTTCGAGGACTACGGGAAACTCTCGAACCAGTCCGTCGACGACATCGAATCACAGGGCGCGGACACCGAAGGGGAGAAGCGGCACCCCGCAGACTTCGCGCTCTGGAAGGCTGGCGGCGTCGATCCGGCAGACATCGCCGAACATCAACATCCCGAGGCCGCACCCGCCGAGGAAGCCTGCCAGACCGCTCAGATATGGGACTCGCCGTGGGGCGAGGGGCGACCCGGCTGGCACATCGAGTGCTCGGCGATGTCGATGACCCACCTCGACGAGTCCATCGACATCCACGTCGGTGGGCAGGACCTTGTCTTTCCCCACCACGAGAACGAGGTAGCCCAGAGCGAGGCCGCGACCGGAAAGCAGTTCGCGAACTACTGGCTCCACGTCCGCCTGCTGGAAACCGAGGAGGAGAAGATGTCATCCTCACTTGGCAACTACTTCACCGTCGCCGACGCTGTAGAGGAATTCGGCCCCGACGTACTCCGAACCTTCCTGCTGTCGACGGCCTACACTTCGCGGGCAACATACAGCGATGAGACCATTGCGGAGGCCAAAGAACGCTGGGACCGCCTCTCCCGTGGCTACGAGCGGGCGGTCGAAGCCTGCGACGACGTGGACGCCCACACGAAGGTGACCGACGAGACGCTTCGCGACGCTGTTGAGGATGCTCGCTCGGCGTTCGAGGCGGCACTGAACGACGATTTCAACACGCGGGAAGCGATGACCGCGCTGCTTGACCTGACGGCCGCGGTCAATACGCACGTTGACGGCCACGACGAGTACGACTACCAGGGGCTCCGCCGCGCCGTCGAGACGTTCGAGGAATTCGGCGGCGGCATCCTCGGACTGGCCTTCGGCGACGACGACAGCGGCGACGTGTCGCTGGCCGGTGACGTCGTCGACCTCGTTCTGACCGTCCGTCAACAGGAACGGGAGGCCGGTAACTACGAGCGCGCCGACGAACTCCGAGACGAACTCGAAGCGCTCGGTGTTGAGGTGCAGGACACCGACGACGGGCCGACCTATCGCCTCTGA